A single region of the Eleginops maclovinus isolate JMC-PN-2008 ecotype Puerto Natales chromosome 4, JC_Emac_rtc_rv5, whole genome shotgun sequence genome encodes:
- the LOC134862736 gene encoding protein GPR108-like isoform X1 produces the protein MATRGVCCSGGFLLLLLLTGSEARIHKLTLNNETRSSVDLNNFGFYANGTLDVKLVSLRISEQLTNYTAYPLGFTLSRSRVNGVLSYTQAEETDVCPLTLPKSTNSEPLLLFLIDIKTLSVNVKVMGDQDNLLIAKPKVQPPQGVRKEREAVPEAPAAPAVGGGEPPKEEDKVTQEVQKEKQEPADGEGNRFQLDKVKQMTLALDKVNGSYNFSFHIVFSLLAEGLYTLKFHYCRNKGPVIKLPYYFSVEVTEQNPGGYLSAAEIPLSRLYIGMAGVFFTAAMVWVYTLMKHRYSVFKIHWLMAALAFTKSISLVFHSINYHFINTEGHPIEGWAVMYYITHLLKGALLFITLALIGTGWAFVKYILSDKEKKIFMIVIPLQVLANVAYIIIESTEEGSIEYYLWKEILFLVDLICCGAILFPVVWSIRHLQEASSTDGKAAMNLEKLKLFRHYYVMIVCYIYFTRIIAILLKVTMPFQWQWCYEFLVEVSTLIFFVLTGYKFRPASNNPYLQLPQDEEDVEMDEVVTESGALEGISKVKKTCNGRDRPKESTL, from the exons ATGGCGACCAGGGGAGTGTGTTGTTCGGGAGggttcctgctcctcctgctgctgactggaTCCGAAGCCAGGATCCATAAACTCACCCTGAAC AATGAAACCCGGTCCTCCGTCGACCTCAACAACTTTGGTTTCTATGCCAACGGGACTCTGGACGTGAAACTGGTGTCTCTGCGTATCTCTGAGCAGCTCACCAACTACACTGCGTACCCG CTCGGGTTCACCCTCTCCAGGTCCAGAGTGAACGGAGTCTTATCCTACACA CAGGCGGAGGAGACGGACGTGTGTCCCCTCACTCTCCCCAAGTCCACCAACAGCGAgcctctccttctgtttctcaTCGACATCAAAAcgctcag cgtcAATGTGAAAGTCATGGGGGACCAGGACAACCTACTGATAGCGAAGCCAAAGGTGCAGCCGCCTCAAG GtgtgaggaaagagagggaggctgTTCCTGaagctcctgcagctcctgcagttggggggggggaacccccaaaagaggaagacaaagtGACCCAAGAAGTtcagaaagaaaagcaggagCCGGCCGATGGAGAGGGTAACAGGTTCCAG cTGGACAAAGTGAAGCAGATGACGTTAGCTCTGGACAAAGTGAACGGCTCCTACAACTTCAGC TTCCACATCGTGTTCAGCCTGCTGGCCGAGGGGCTCTACACCCTCAAGTTCCACTATTGCCGCAACAAGGGGCCCGTCATCAAGCTGCCCTACTACTTCTCT GTGGAGGTGACGGAGCAGAACCCCGGAGGCTACCTGTCTGCAGCAGAGATCCCTCTCTCACGCCTCTACATCGGGATGGCCGGAGTCTTCTTCACCGCTGCCATGGTCTGGGTTTACACACTGATGAAGCACAG GTACAGTGTGTTTAAGATCCACTGGCTGATGGCAGCGCTCGCTTTCACCAAGTCCATCTCCCTGGTTTTCCACAGT ATTAACTATCACTTCATCAACACTGAGGGCCATCCCATTGAAGGCTGGGCCGTCATGTATTACATCACTCACCT ACTGAAGGGGGCGCTTCTCTTCATCACCCTTGCTCTGATCGGAACTGGCTGGGCCTTCGTTAAATACATCCTGTCTGACAAGGAGAAGAAGATCTTCATGATCGTCATCCCTCTGCAG GTCCTGGCTAACGTGGCGTACATCATCATCGAGTCGACAGAGGAGGGCTCCATCGAGTACTACCTGTGGAAGGAGATCCTGTTCCTGGTGGACCTCATATGCTGCGGAGCCATCCTGTTCCCCGTCGTCTG GTCCATCCGTCACCTGCAGGAGGCATCCAGCACCGATGGCAAAG CCGCTATGAATCTGGAGAAGCTCAAACTGTTCAGGCATTATTATGTGATG ATTGTGTGTTATATCTACTTCACGAGGATTATCGCCATCCTGCTGAAGGTCACCATGCCGTTCCAGTGGCAGTGGTGCTACGAG TTTCTAGTGGAGGTTTCCACTCTGATCTTCTTCGTGTTGACGGGCTACAAGTTCAGACCAGCGTCCAACA
- the LOC134862736 gene encoding protein GPR108-like isoform X2 encodes MATRGVCCSGGFLLLLLLTGSEARIHKLTLNNETRSSVDLNNFGFYANGTLDVKLVSLRISEQLTNYTAYPLGFTLSRSRVNGVLSYTAEETDVCPLTLPKSTNSEPLLLFLIDIKTLSVNVKVMGDQDNLLIAKPKVQPPQGVRKEREAVPEAPAAPAVGGGEPPKEEDKVTQEVQKEKQEPADGEGNRFQLDKVKQMTLALDKVNGSYNFSFHIVFSLLAEGLYTLKFHYCRNKGPVIKLPYYFSVEVTEQNPGGYLSAAEIPLSRLYIGMAGVFFTAAMVWVYTLMKHRYSVFKIHWLMAALAFTKSISLVFHSINYHFINTEGHPIEGWAVMYYITHLLKGALLFITLALIGTGWAFVKYILSDKEKKIFMIVIPLQVLANVAYIIIESTEEGSIEYYLWKEILFLVDLICCGAILFPVVWSIRHLQEASSTDGKAAMNLEKLKLFRHYYVMIVCYIYFTRIIAILLKVTMPFQWQWCYEFLVEVSTLIFFVLTGYKFRPASNNPYLQLPQDEEDVEMDEVVTESGALEGISKVKKTCNGRDRPKESTL; translated from the exons ATGGCGACCAGGGGAGTGTGTTGTTCGGGAGggttcctgctcctcctgctgctgactggaTCCGAAGCCAGGATCCATAAACTCACCCTGAAC AATGAAACCCGGTCCTCCGTCGACCTCAACAACTTTGGTTTCTATGCCAACGGGACTCTGGACGTGAAACTGGTGTCTCTGCGTATCTCTGAGCAGCTCACCAACTACACTGCGTACCCG CTCGGGTTCACCCTCTCCAGGTCCAGAGTGAACGGAGTCTTATCCTACACA GCGGAGGAGACGGACGTGTGTCCCCTCACTCTCCCCAAGTCCACCAACAGCGAgcctctccttctgtttctcaTCGACATCAAAAcgctcag cgtcAATGTGAAAGTCATGGGGGACCAGGACAACCTACTGATAGCGAAGCCAAAGGTGCAGCCGCCTCAAG GtgtgaggaaagagagggaggctgTTCCTGaagctcctgcagctcctgcagttggggggggggaacccccaaaagaggaagacaaagtGACCCAAGAAGTtcagaaagaaaagcaggagCCGGCCGATGGAGAGGGTAACAGGTTCCAG cTGGACAAAGTGAAGCAGATGACGTTAGCTCTGGACAAAGTGAACGGCTCCTACAACTTCAGC TTCCACATCGTGTTCAGCCTGCTGGCCGAGGGGCTCTACACCCTCAAGTTCCACTATTGCCGCAACAAGGGGCCCGTCATCAAGCTGCCCTACTACTTCTCT GTGGAGGTGACGGAGCAGAACCCCGGAGGCTACCTGTCTGCAGCAGAGATCCCTCTCTCACGCCTCTACATCGGGATGGCCGGAGTCTTCTTCACCGCTGCCATGGTCTGGGTTTACACACTGATGAAGCACAG GTACAGTGTGTTTAAGATCCACTGGCTGATGGCAGCGCTCGCTTTCACCAAGTCCATCTCCCTGGTTTTCCACAGT ATTAACTATCACTTCATCAACACTGAGGGCCATCCCATTGAAGGCTGGGCCGTCATGTATTACATCACTCACCT ACTGAAGGGGGCGCTTCTCTTCATCACCCTTGCTCTGATCGGAACTGGCTGGGCCTTCGTTAAATACATCCTGTCTGACAAGGAGAAGAAGATCTTCATGATCGTCATCCCTCTGCAG GTCCTGGCTAACGTGGCGTACATCATCATCGAGTCGACAGAGGAGGGCTCCATCGAGTACTACCTGTGGAAGGAGATCCTGTTCCTGGTGGACCTCATATGCTGCGGAGCCATCCTGTTCCCCGTCGTCTG GTCCATCCGTCACCTGCAGGAGGCATCCAGCACCGATGGCAAAG CCGCTATGAATCTGGAGAAGCTCAAACTGTTCAGGCATTATTATGTGATG ATTGTGTGTTATATCTACTTCACGAGGATTATCGCCATCCTGCTGAAGGTCACCATGCCGTTCCAGTGGCAGTGGTGCTACGAG TTTCTAGTGGAGGTTTCCACTCTGATCTTCTTCGTGTTGACGGGCTACAAGTTCAGACCAGCGTCCAACA